A stretch of DNA from Agelaius phoeniceus isolate bAgePho1 chromosome 4, bAgePho1.hap1, whole genome shotgun sequence:
AAACCTGAAAAACATCTAATGCATTTTTCTATATTATCCAATGTTTTAtactttttttaatgaagaatcGCTTCTTAGTAGTCATGGCTTCACCTAAAGAGTGGAAGTAATTTCATAGCTTTTATTAAAACCACCTTACAGAGTGGTTTTTCTGTACCTGATACAATTCAGTTCCTGTCCAGAATTCTTGCTGTAATACCTGTTTTGATGGATTTGTAAGAGATAATAGAAAGTTCTGGCTCAGTTTAGAGACGACTATCCCTATCTTGCAAGTAACAAGCTTCCAAGATTCACAATCCACCCGTAGGATGCCTCTTTGCAAACTTTTTGTACCAAAGTGAACATCTTGACTGTGTATATGCATTCATTTCATTAGGTAGGATTTCACTGTGTCTTAGAGCTTTACAGCAAATGCTCTCGTTTTCCTAGCAGTTTGAGGTGGGCTTTTGTGAGGGTTGTTTATTGTTGgttttggtgggggttttttagtgttttttggtttggtttttttttttttgattggttggtttgcttttttaaaaagttcaaatgaaattactaaaaaaaaaaaaatctgtggtcCAGTGACTCTATCTGGTATTTTGCATGTGTATCAAATTTCTTCTATGATTCTCTTTACTGGGTATCATCTTCCCATAAAGCATTGTCTTCAGGGAGGTGTCATGTACTTAATGAATTTGAATTTGCTGTGTTGGAAGAACCAAATGTCTTGAACCTTAAATTCCATCAGTTCTGCACATCCTTTAGAGGCTGAAAATATATCTAATTTTTTTATTCAGGAAGCTGAATTTTCACTACTGTGTTCTTTTAGTAATTTTTCAACTGATTGCTAGCCTGGTGGTGTCAAAGCCAGTTCTGAAAAATTGGGaacaaaagttatttttattatggAATCTTACAAGAGCCTTTGGATTTTTTGATTTGTTGAGGCTCTTTCTTTTACTAAAAATCTTGCTAGCTGCTAACTTTGCctaggtttttgttttttgggggttttttggtaaaTTGGTGGAGAGACAATTAGCTTTCTATTGCTTGATAGGTTGTCAACTTTGGAGTagtttttttcccagtgatgTCTTCTAAATTTTTTTGTGATGCCCATGAGTGTCAACTGAAGATGGAGAAAGGGAGAGCACACAAGCACTTAAGAAAGGGAGATTTACTTTGTGTGACTGACAGAGCACAACAGATGAAATCTGTTCCACAGGACTCAGGGACTTTGGGTTGAGCCTGGGTATTCCTGGGTAGGCCAAAATGTCCATGTAGAATTTTTTTGTAGTGTTCTTAATTGGCTTTTTCTTCTGCAATATCAGTGCATCAGGGAGGTTGATTAGCATTAGTCCTTTCTCTgactttaaaattttgaaaggaATGTATTCAGGTGAAAAGAAGCACCCTTGACAAGGGGCATACTTACATATATTCATGCCCTATTGCTGAGTTATGATGTTACCTTTTCTCTCTTTGACCTCCTTCAAATAGTACAAAAGAGCTGTGGAAGAACAGTCAAAAAGCAGTCCAAAAACAAAAATCTGGATTTGATTAGTATACGGAACTCTTATTTCTTTGCATTATTGGTATAAAGGAGAGCTACCCAAACCATTTTCTTGACTTCTTTTTTGACTGTTGGCATTTGGATGCTTCAACCATTGTCTGCATCTGAGGCTGTGGGAAAGTAAGTGTAGTTGATTGATGTTTTAGAAATAATAGATActgaaataatagaaataagtACTGAAATAATAGGTACTGAAACATGGAAATGACACTGCAAATGCTATAAGGGGTAGTATAAAGCTGATTATAGAGTTGAATGTTGAGCTACATGTTGAAACTCAAAATTGAATTCGCAGAGCTCAGGCACACAAAACAGCCCAAGTTTGAAACAGAGAGCCAAGGAAGAAAGGtatgaaattaaatatatatttaggGGATTTAACTATAATTTAAAtgtcattgattttttttaattaaaaggaatattttaactGTTAATGTTTTTAagtactgatttttaaaaagtaagttCTTCTATTTCAGTACTTCATAGACTTTAACAGCCAAGTATAAATCTTGAATTTTAACATTTACCAGTGACTTGACAGAGCAAACTCCCACCCCACTTTAGGTTTTTCTTATTTCTAATATTATTGCATATATGTGGAGGTAGCAGGAGGAGTATGTATGGTTAAAGTGTTAGAACTCTGTATTGAGCTCAAGCTCTTTTCCCAGTCAGGGGGAAGTTACTGGATACTGGGAAGTTACCCAGTTACTGGTACCTGCTCATCCAGTAACCTGGTCTGGTGTCATTGCTTACACTGCTTGGAGCAGGAGGTTGGTCTGGGGGCCTCCTGAGATCCTTATTAGCTTGAATCCTGTAATCCTAGGATTTACGTTAAGTTGAACTTCAGCATCAGAATTGTGTGTTTGTTTACAGTGAGTAAATATGAATAATACTTGTAATATCAAGTGCATTGTTTTGGTTGCCTTGAAAGTAAAATGTGCAATAAAGACACGTGATTTTCAGGAAAGCAGTCATGTTTGGTTAATACAggttcttttaaattttattatttctgaacgggtttactttttattttttctcaaatttaTAAAGCTTGGTGACAAATCAAATACACAAAATCATTTACTGATGGCTGATACTGTTAATGGAATAAGATGTCATAAATTTACAAGATAAAGTAGCTGCTTGAAAATTGTGCCATAggtgaaaatacattttctgacAAAATCTCTGAGATCTTCATTAAAGCCACTGTTATCATCACTGCTCGTTCTTTGCAGGGGATGGAGTGCTAGATCTCTCTACAAAGAAAAGCGCAAGGTTGGAAGAACCAAAATATGATCCCTTGTGTTCTGAAAACTCAGTGTCTGGGTAAGCAATATTTAGGACTCTCTTTGGCTTATCAAAAAGACAATCCAGGTTTCTCTTCTTTGGCCAGGTTTTATGTTCATAACATACCTGTATATACTGGCACACACATGTGGTTCCTATTTTGCTTTCAAAAGAATTTTTGTCACTCATAAGTGTGTGTCTATGTATATATCATATGTTTCatttgtcttttttccttttttttctgtttaaagaaaAGTTATCAGAACAATCACCAAACTTTAGTTCATGTTACTAAAAATTACATGAAAATTGATTACATAACACAGTAGAAGTAAGAGACTAGtagaagaaaatgcaaataattattttagaaTTTATTTAGGGAATTTCAATTCTGGACAAAAATGACCTTGTTAATAATTAGATGCAAAATCTTCTTCAACTAACATGAACAAGTTAAATGACTACTACCTATAATATTCCTTaatagagagagagagcaagcgTGTGAGAGAGAGCTCTTAATCATCATACTTGTATTTGCATCATGGTTCTGACTATGGTGTGTGGTGGCAAATGGTTAAATTTCTTTATTCAGCAAGGAAAACGTTATTGCATCTGCTGAATGCTACCACAAAAGTAGTgaattgctttgttttgttggaTTTTATGATCTTGGCATCCTCCCATCCACTAGCCATAGCAGGACCCTTTTTGTCACCTGTACGTCTTAAAAATAACTTATTGCAAATAGGACTACAGTAGCAGCATTTGTTGAATGATGTAAAAGTGCATTTTATTAATTTGCTGATATGAAAAAGTTTGAAAATGGATGGCTTTGTAATTAGTGAGCTGTAAATAGTGAGTAGAAGTTTCTAAAATTGTCTTATTTTGCGAAAAATGGACTTGATTGTTAACTACAGCACTTTATCCTCTTGTTGTAGAAAGCCTAGTTTTGTGTAAGTCTGGGATGTTTGTGTGTAGTTATGTACTTATTGCTGCAAATTTTCTATAAGGGGGTTGACTCTTTTATTACTTGTTTAGCGGTAACGTCACGTTTCTACTAACAAAAACTCCTTTAGGATTTGGGTATTTAACAGAACGTTAATTgtataattaaaattataacaGTGTTGCTCTGCAAGCATGTGAACAAGGGGATATAGCAAGCACATGAGACTATTACCAAATACTGAGCTAGGATATAAAGTTCTTGGAAGGGCTGCTGTAGAAGCCACGGTATGATTTTTGACACACTGTCCTACCAGAACTGTAACATTTTGCTAGGATAATCATTTAACTACCACATCTCAAAGGCTAAAAAGTATCAGAAGCAGTGATGTTACCGAAGCAAGGAGTATAATAAAGGAGTGGACCCTTCCCTTCCATAGCTGTGTGAGAGTCTCTCATACATCAGTTTACCATCGTTTCATTCCATCCATCCAGGAGACTACACAGAAACAGAGAGGACTATGTGGAAAGAAGTGCTGAGTTTGCAGATGGTTTGCTCTCAAAAGCTTTGAAAGACATTCAGTCTGGAGCACTGGACATAAATAAAGCAGGCATACTTTATGGCATACCTCAAAAAACTTTACTTCTCCACTTAGAAGCCTTACCAGCAGGAAAGCCtgcaccttttaaaaataaaactcgAGATTTCAATGATAGTTATTCATTTAAAGACAGTAAAGAAACTTGTGCAGTCCTACAAAAAGTAGCCTTGTGGGCAAGAGCTCAAGCAGAGCGCACAGAAAAAAGTAAACTCAGTCTACTTGAAACCTCAGAATTAAAATTCCCAACAGCTTCCAGTTACCTCCACCAGTTAACTCTACAGAGAATGGTCACtcagtttaaagaaaaaagtgaaaatctACAATATGAAACTTCAAGTCCCACTGTACAATTAAAAATTCCTCAGCTAAGAATAAGTTCTGTGTCCAAACCACAGTCTGATACTGCTGGTCTTCTGGATGTTATGTACCACGTTTCTAAAACTTCCTCAGTCTTAGAAGGATCAGCTCttcaaaaattgaaaaatatccTCCCTAAACAGAACAAAATTGAATGTTCTGGACCTGTAACTCACTCAAGTGTTGACTCCTACTTTCTGCATGGGGACCTCTCTCCTTTGTGTCTTAATGCTAAGAATGGGACAGTAGATGGAACctcagaaaatacagaagataGTTTGGATCGTAAAGATAATAAGCAACCAAGGAAAAAACGTGGCCGCTATCGGCAGTATGACCATGAAATAATGGAAGAAGCAATTGCAATGGTAATGAGTGGGAAAATGAGTGTTTCCAAAGCACAAGGAATTTATGGGGTACCTCACAGCACTTTAGAATATAAAGTAAAAGAAAGATCTGGAACATTGAAGACTCCACCGAAGAAGAAACTCCGTTTACCAGATACTGGCTTATTTAATATGACAGATTCAGGGACTGGCAGCTGCAAAAATAGTAGCAAGCCTGTGTAGAATAATTGTTAGCAaattgttttgtgtgtgtgtatgtatgtctGTATACACACACTATGTGAGAAATACATATGCTCACTCTGACAGAAGACATGAAATTATACAGTTCAAAAACCACATACATGccttttgaaaaataattttattcaggGTTTTCACTGTGGACAGAATTATAGAGTTGCTCACTTAATTCTGATAGTGTGTATTTAATATAATCCATGTATAAATAGGTGAAAAGATTCAGGTTTTATTTAGTAGTCACTAGCATAAAGATGTTTTGGGAAAACAAGTATTTGTCATGTGAAGCATAATTTTTAATTGGTGGAGAACCACTTTACCCATTCAATTATCCATCTTATTATGGAAATACACAACCAAGGGTTAGCAGACTTTTATAGTTCACAGAATACTTGCAATAAATTGTAAGTAACTCAGATTATACACAgcaagagatttaaaaaaaaaagatagttCCTCACAAGGAAGTGAATTTGTGAAGTATTAGTAGGATATAGTAcattctgtgaaagaaaaaaagttcgTTATTTAAATATCCAATACAAgtaagaaaaacatttcattaCAAAAATGTGTGTTTAGCAGgcataaactgcatttttttatcattttaagAAAATTTTGTTGTTGGTTTAGAAAGAAATTGGTGTTTACAAAGTGTACACTTATGAAATCTGAGAAATTACTGTAGTTATAGAATTATTAAATATGAAATAAGATGGAATACTAAGagcataaaataatttaaactttaacataattttcatttttagtttgACAATTAAGGTAACTTGTAAGGTTTAAAAAGAAAGTTGGAATGCAACTTAGAGCATGTTCATACTGTGCACAGAATGAGCTtgagaatggtttgggtttgtttgtttttttgtttaaacGTGCTGGTTAGTTGATGTTATGACtacttaaaatttatttaaggATTGTGTCACACTCCTATTGAAAAACCTCACTGTAACTGTAATGTATTTGCTGCTGTGacatttcaaaacattttcagtTTATCAAAATGAATACCAAGTTACATTATCATCTTGCTAATAACCAAATTTGCAGTTCAGGGTCTTGATAGAAATACAAATATGAAACAGTGAAGCTGTTTTGAACTTTCAATAATATAAATTCTTTATAAATTTGGTAGTTAGAAGTTAGACAGTTCCTTTTAAATACGTAACTTTTAATAGAATTTAAGGGAGACCAATTACCTTCATATTGCAGTTTTTACATGAATTTCAAAGTATTCACATTGGACTTTTTATCacacttaatttttttatgtaatatgaaaattatatgTCTACGTATGAGTGGGGGCTTGCTTCATACATTCACTACTGAACATCAATGCCCTTTTCCTATCaacatgtaatttttttctctatgtaTCTAATTTGGCATAAAAAAAGACTCTCCAACTTTTATACACATGGTGCACATGCacatgtttttttccccacttaaATTTCCATGTGTATGGGTTAATTGTAGAAATAAAATGGGACATTAGATACATATGGGCCACATCAGGTAATTTCATTCATAGATAGACTTGCCATTAAATTCAGTGGAGAGCATACTGCAATACTGGTAGCAAAATCCAGCCCACATCTATTAACACTACTAAAAAATGGCAACATCCACTTTAAAACAGAATAATCCTTTGAAACTGCACAACCAGTATCTCAGTTCCTTGGTCTCTCAGATCTATACTGAATCTTCTTCAGTCATTAAGGTTTACTTGCATATTACAGAATGAATCTCTCAGGCACATGAtgattcttggggtgtcctgtgcagggtcaggagttggactcagtgatcctggtgggtcccttccaactcagcttaatctgtgattctatgattttaagCAGAACTGTACCTGGTAAGGAGTTTGCAGAACAGCAGATGTCAGGGtcatctttcattttaaaagaattaaGCCATATTTTGTGAGGGCCAGAAGGATTAATTTGTGAATAAATCCCCAGtgaaaaatgcagctgaaaaaACTGCATTAAAAGTTTCAACATCTGTCTTTATACAGTTTTACTTGCAAAAATCTGGGGCTTCAATGCATTGCCTAATATTTGTACCATACTGATGTTTTCTACTCCTCAGACATTGTTAGAAATTTGAGTCAGAACTTTATATTGAAGGCAAGTGACAGTACTCTTTTTATATCATTTAAAAGATGACCTGACCAAAAATTTAACAGGATTCATAAAATCAGGGATCATTTTACTATTGACTTAACAGTACTCAGTAGTTTTGTATGtaatattataattaattttcaacattttagtacttgtatttattttttggtCAGAAAtagtaattaaaatattttttgataGTTTATAGATGATACTCAACCTGTAAGTGTTTAAAGAACAGAATTATTTGTTTCTAATTATTAGGCTAACATTTTAATTACACAACTAaggaaaggcagggaaatgTGTAAATTCTCCTCCCCCAACCCCTATGTATTTCATTAATGTCATTTAAATTATACATTTTGAACTGTTTTATAAATTCAGTTACCAGTCACTACTTAGTAATTGACAATttctgaaaattcctgtttcagcAGAATTTTAAATGAAGGCGAAAGCAAGCCCTACATGCTTTCTACTTATTTGAATGTTTCTCaagtattttatattaaaaaacagTGCCTCTGTTTTTAGAACTACTGCTCAGTAAAGTTGTTTAAACCATTTCTGGTAGCTAATGacaattttatattaaattgTATATTAACTTTAGTGAGACTGATTTTTTTAGTTGTTTACAGTACAAATActtgtatttgttttttaattgcAGTATTTCCATTGTCGCAGTAATTTAGTAAAACTCTGTGGCTGCCTTGATTTTTGACAGATTTTTGTTAACAACTGATTTTTAGGCAATTAGTTATATTTATGCATAAATCAATTGCACTATAATTCATGAATTATTTATTACAATATTTTCTAATGAATTCCATGTATTTGTCTTGTGTTGTAAATGTACTGTAATTCTGTTTCTTCTTTGTGTTGTTATATTCCTAAATCTGATTGTATGAATTTAATTGTTTAGTTAACGTGTTTCTACGTTGTAATTTGTAGTAAAGCACTTCAATGCTTTTGCACATAAATTTACAACACTGATGTGTGATTGATTTGCtcattcagtaaaaaaaaaagaaagaaacaaaaacctgtACACTGACTTATTTGACTTATTCTTGAGGCACAAGTTGATTAGCAGTGGCATAAGACCAAGAACTGTACAAATTAAGCTCATAATGACTAATTTGCTATGAGAATTTTATCAGAAAGTAGCTTTAAGGAAggatgttttcttttctctgaattGATTAATTACTAATGAgaacaaaatcagaaaattatttttctaacacCCCCCTTAGTTAGCAGCTAAAAATTACAAATAGTATAGTTTTTTTGAGATACTTATTTACTTAATAAAGTTAGAAAACACCCATTTTTGTAAGACAGATTTGTATTTCTATAGTAGTTCCATTCTGTTTGTATGAGTACTTGAAACTATGTTCTGTTCCAGTTTTGTTGCTGTTCCTGGTCTGTACAGATCTTGCTAGAGTGCTCTATCTTCTCTCTGGCTGAGACAACAAGGGAAGGTTCTCTTTTGGGAGTCCTCTCATAGAGCTCTTCCCTGATAgtttttagttgtggaggaggCCAAGTTTTACTTCTTTATATGTAAATTAATACACTGAAAGTCTGGGAATTAACCTTATCACATTGTTGCCTTTGTGCCATTTTTGGACTCTAGTCAATCCCCACTCCATGTTATTAAGTGCCCCTATCTGCCAGAAGGGAAACATCATTCCATGCTTAACCTTGGTCCTGAAGGTGCCAGAGTAGCAGCATATTGATCCTCTCACCTCTCAACCCCTCAGTTTCCTGCCCACTCTCTCCTGCCATCTTTCTGTGTGTGGTTTGGAGGAAGTGTGCAGTTTGTCAAAGTGATAGGTCTTCCTTCTATGAAATTATTGCTTAAGCCTTTTATCCTGAGGATAGGCTAAACTACAGTGTGACAACACAAATTTAAAGAGACATAGGAAGGTATTACAGAAAAACGAAGAATAATTATAATAGTTGTATTGAAAAGCTACTAAAAATCAGTATGTTTGAATATATTTACATCTGTACAGGGAGATACTTCAAGGAAAATGTGTTGCTTTAATGCTTGAATTTGTTTGTGTAATAAGCTCTGCTCCCAAGTGGTGGCTGAGTAAGGGCTCCATGTGTCTGTAGGAACTCAGAAGATCGATCACAATAGAATAGATGAAAGTTGTCTGTTATCTGTCAGCTTTAGAAACTAACTCACGTTAAAGGAAAGCAGATTATAGATGTCACACAAGGGTGGGTAATCAGGAAAGAAATTGTTTTAGAAGAATGTCTGTGATAGTCAGAATATTGCTTTATACAACAAATTGATCTTCACATAGCAAATTCAAAAGTTTTGAGGCCTGTGGATGATTTGGTCACTCCCTTTGAGAAGATTGTAAGGCTCCAGAAGTTTCTTCCACCAGTGAACAGACTTTAAATAGCAGTTATGGATACAGGTCCTCTATAGTTCAAGCTCTCCAGTGAAGCTGTAGACACACCTTGCAAGTCTAGACCGATAGAAAGGTACTAGTTTAAAAATTCAGTCTAAAAAAGAGTCTGCTGTAGCTGTCTTTTTAGCAAATTAGTACTTAACAAATTTACTCTGGTTTACAAACAGAATATGGAAGATGGAGGCCTAGTGGcatgttgttttttgtttttttttttaatctggccTTTCAAAACATTAATTAAAATCATGGTGGTGGGGAGGGCAATTACCTTTTATCCTTAATGGTACTATTAGAatgagttttttttttacaagtgtAGTGAGTTTGATACCTTGTGACTCCTGAATTTGTTGGAGTAACAGACTTTTCTCAGTGTAGTGGCATTTCAAAAAGAGTGGGTTTTGTTTTAGATTGCAAGTGCAAagaggttttggtttttttccttttaagacCTAATCATTTCAGATTAAATATTATCTCAACTTCAACTAATACCATCACAATTATCTTACACCTTTATGAGTTAGTATCTAGATGCCTGATTTTGAATGTATACCATTGCATACTGAATAttacaggagaaggaaaaaaacatgaagAATTATTATGCACAGTTGGCTGGTTTTAAGCtctaaactttaaaatatgtctAGAACAATAAAAATACAAGTTTGCATCCAGTAAGAAACTTGAAGCTAGAAGTTATTATTGATGCTTATAATTTTGGGTAGGACTTAATTAATGAATAGGTaactatatttaaatataacaCATTAAATTTTAAACATGTTTGTTCATTGATCAGTACAGttgtaaaaaaatcagaatgaaaTTTTTATGAAGTACAGgcttaaatacaaaaaaattacaagggataataacagggaaaaaagtTAGTGTCATGTTCAGAGTTTGGTGATATGTTTAAACTATACATACTTTTCTAAAACAGAATTCTTCCAACATTTTTTGCTCATGCAATTGGTTTCAGTAAAACATTTGAATTAGGTGTTAACTATCTCTTGATAGTTGCTATCCAGCATAAGGATTTTGTATTTAATTGAAGAAATACCTGTATTAATTTCTACCATGGaaaattttcagcttttcagtATAAATGATTGATTAGGTAAGTAGTGACATTagttttaataatttataaGAAATTGATTAATAGTTAAAGTagtattttttaagttttttttttagttaatgCATTTGAGAAGAACTGCTCAGCAGTCCTTCAATATAGGCCTACCCTGTTTTAAGGATATTTAAAGGATATTAGCTTTTATCTTGAAAATTACTTATTCCAGTGGTGATAATCTCTTTTTCTGTTTAAGgaatctgtgtgtgtgcacacacgtGTGTGTTTAATATATTGTAATGAAGAGCTTGTGATGCAccactgcaattttttttaaaactgaaaggGAAAATTTTACCTGCAAAGAGCACTAGgctattttttccattttctgttaGCTTGTTAAGTGTTCTTTAAATATAGAAATTAAAATGTCTTTAGAAATACCTTGAAGTATATCCTGAAGAGCACTCAGTACACTTGAGTATTTAAATATCAAAGGCTGAGATTCAGGAGAGATGGATCCATTCTTTCCTTTGCCACAACCTTGAACCTTACTCATTTACCTCCTCTGTGCCCCAGTTAGTGAAACGAGAGTAATACCAAGCTTGCCAAGTTCTTGGTGAGGTTTTCTTTCATTAATAGTTAAGATAGTTTGAAATACCAGAAAGTTAACATTGTTGTAATTGTAGTTAGGTTCAAGAAGCTGtattgcaaatttttttttttgcctttaattttttcatgattatttttcttaatggTAGTTTAGTGCTGTCACTGATAAGATGCACATCATTGCTAGTGACACTTGCAGGTATGATTGAATACTGCAAATAGACCAGAACTGTTTTGTAAACGTCAGGTTTTTAGGCTTGAGTTTAACCATTATAACAAACATTAGATGTGGTGTTTTACTgtaa
This window harbors:
- the LCORL gene encoding ligand-dependent nuclear receptor corepressor-like protein isoform X4, which translates into the protein MEKGTEGMAAAAPAPPAAASQCRSPRCTAERRGVRRELDSWRHRLMHCVGFESILEGLYGPRLRRDLSLFEDCEPEELTDWSMDEKCSFCNLHKETASDRASVFGSSQSTPTEELSSQGQSNTDKIECQAENYLNALFRKKDLPQNCDPNIPLVAQELMKKMIRQFAIEYISKSSKIQENRNGSSFEPSLMCKSIQMNQTENSLQEEQDSPLDLTVNRTQEQNTQQGDGVLDLSTKKSARLEEPKYDPLCSENSVSGRLHRNREDYVERSAEFADGLLSKALKDIQSGALDINKAGILYGIPQKTLLLHLEALPAGKPAPFKNKTRDFNDSYSFKDSKETCAVLQKVALWARAQAERTEKSKLSLLETSELKFPTASSYLHQLTLQRMVTQFKEKSENLQYETSSPTVQLKIPQLRISSVSKPQSDTAGLLDVMYHVSKTSSVLEGSALQKLKNILPKQNKIECSGPVTHSSVDSYFLHGDLSPLCLNAKNGTVDGTSENTEDSLDRKDNKQPRKKRGRYRQYDHEIMEEAIAMFKLNS
- the LCORL gene encoding ligand-dependent nuclear receptor corepressor-like protein isoform X3 — translated: MEKGTEGMAAAAPAPPAAASQCRSPRCTAERRGVRRELDSWRHRLMHCVGFESILEGLYGPRLRRDLSLFEDCEPEELTDWSMDEKCSFCNLHKETASDRASVFGSSQSTPTEELSSQGQSNTDKIECQAENYLNALFRKKDLPQNCDPNIPLVAQELMKKMIRQFAIEYISKSSKIQENRNGSSFEPSLMCKSIQMNQTENSLQEEQDSPLDLTVNRTQEQNTQQGDGVLDLSTKKSARLEEPKYDPLCSENSVSGRLHRNREDYVERSAEFADGLLSKALKDIQSGALDINKAGILYGIPQKTLLLHLEALPAGKPAPFKNKTRDFNDSYSFKDSKETCAVLQKVALWARAQAERTEKSKLSLLETSELKFPTASSYLHQLTLQRMVTQFKEKSENLQYETSSPTVQLKIPQLRISSVSKPQSDTAGLLDVMYHVSKTSSVLEGSALQKLKNILPKQNKIECSGPVTHSSVDSYFLHGDLSPLCLNAKNGTVDGTSENTEDSLDRKDNKQPRKKRGRYRQYDHEIMEEAIAMVMSGKMSVSKAQGIYGVPHSTLEYKVKERSGTLKTPPKKKLRLPDTGLFNMTDSGTGSCKNSSKPV